GCACGGCGGCCAGGGCGCGGTCGGGCAGGGTGGCGTACCGGTCGGCGGTGGGGTTCCGCATGGTGGTCATGGCGTGCTCCGCGGTGTGCTGCGACAGCCCCAGGGTGCGCTCGTCACCCCGCTCCCCGACACCGCGTTCCGACCCCGGTTCGGTCCGACCAACGCCAGGGCCCGGCAGGGCCGAAAGGCCTGCCGGGCCGGTGGGAACGGGTCAGAGGTGGATGTCCGCCGGTTTGTGGGTGAGTGCCTCGATGTCGTCGGCGGTGGCGTCGAGCAGGGCGTGGGCGAGGTCGGCGAGGGCGCGGGCGGTGGCGAGTTCGTCGCCGATCTCGGGGACGTCGGTGTCGGTGGGGTTGAGGCGGGCCAGGCCGATGCCGGTCAGGCGGGTGCCGTCGCGGGTGGTCAGCGTGGCCTTGGCCCTGGTGCGGCCGTCGTGCTCGTCGAGGTGGACCTCGACGTGCCAGGTTTTGGCGGTGTTCACGGTGTGCTCCTACTTGGGTTCGTTGCGGACGTCGACGCCGCCGAAGAGCGCGGTGGCGTTGACCCGCAGCAGGGGCGCGTCGGGGTCGGTGTGCTGGGTGGTGTTGTCGTCGTAGCCGCCGAAGACCGGCAGGCCGCCGAGCGCCACCCGCCAGCCCTCGGGCACGAGGACCTGGACGCCGCCGAACAACGCGAGCGCGTCCACGGTGGCCTCGCGGTCGATGTGGGCGCCGCGCAGGTCCAGCGTGGCCCCGCCGAACACGGCGGAGACCTCGGCGTGGGTGAGGTGCTCGGACCGGTTGCGCACCTTGGTGCCGCCGAACAGCACCACCGGGGTCTCTCCGGCGTCCTGGTGGTCGGTGGTGTGGTGGCGCAGGAGTCCGGCCAGGATCGCGCCACCCACCAGGACGAGCACGACCGGCCACCACAGGCCGCCCGACGCCCAGTCGCGGGTGTCGGCCAGCAGCACCAGTCCGATGGCCGCGACCACGACCGGGCCGAGCGAGACGTGCCGTTGGGCGATGATCGTGACGACCCCGAGGCCGACCACGGCCAGCGGCCACCAGGCGAGAAGGTCGCCGGCGTCGAGCACGTCCAGCGCGTCGAGCACGCCGGCCAGGCCGAGGGCGACGAGCACCAGTCCGATCCACATCCGCACGGGTTTCACGGTTCCACTTCCTCTCTCGGGCGATTCACCCCGTCAGACCGGGTGTTCGGCCGCGTCCTTGACCGCGCGCAGCACCGCGCGCTCCAGCAACCCCAGGAACGGCCGGGCGACCCGCCAGTACCGGCGGAACCGCAGCCACGAGCGCGGGTCGTCCAGCGCGATGCGCATCTCGTAGGTCAGCAGGCTGCGCCGCCCGCCGTACGGGCTGACCGCGATCGAGCAGACGACCTTGCCGCAGCCGGGTTCGGCGAAGTCGGCGAAGTCCCGCCCGTCGACCTTCCGCAGCTCCACGACCGGCTTCCAGAACGCGCCGATCGCGCCGAACAGCACCTCGGTGTCGGGCCGTTCGCCCAGCAGGATCCAGTCGGTGCCCGCGGTGAGGTCGGCGATGGTGAGCCGGGTCGGGTGCCGGCGGGGTCGCCGGTCGCGCAGTCGGAGGGGGAGTCGGCGTGCCCACTTCGCCGCGTCGAGCACCGGGTGGTGGACCCGCGCCAGGTCCAGTTCGCGCACGGCCCGGTAGACGGTCGGGGGCGGTGCGTCGACGAGCACGTGCGCGGTGCGGGTGAAGTCGGACGGCGTGGCGAACCGGTCGATCATCAGCGGTCGCGGCGCGGTGTCGGTGGACGTCATGGCGGTCACCTCCGTCGGGCTCACCTCGACGATCGCGTGGCTAGCGGCCCGCCGACAGGGTCGGCCGTGACCGGTGCTCCGGGCCGAAGGTCCCGGGACCGGGCAAGGACTTCGCGACGACGGGACCTTCGACCGGCGAGGCCGAGCCCGTGCCCGCCTGGCGTCGAGGACCCGTGTCGAGACGGCGCGGCCAGGTGATGGAGGTGCGGCACGTCGACGGTCGGGCCACGCACGGGGACGACGATTTCGTGGCGGCGGTGGAGAACGGGCGTTCTGGCTGACCACCATCGCGGCCGGCCTCGCGGCTCTGCGCAGGAGGGACATCCGCTGATCGGCACGGTCACCCATGGCCACTCACCCCGGCGGTAACGTCGGTGGGGTGAGTGACGTGACGCCTGTCGAGATCAACATGGGTGGGCGGGCTCACGGTCGGCTGGTCCTGGCGGTGCTGGTCCCGTCCCTGCTCGGCGTCGTCGCGCTGGCCGCGTTCGTGCGCGGGATGTTCTCCGGCGGCCGGGGGGAGTGGCTGGTCGGCAGCGTGGTCGTCTTGGCGCTGGTCGTGGTGGCGCCGCGGCTGATCTACCGGGTGACCGAGCACTTCGCGCGGCCCCGCACGCTGGTCATCGGCCCGGACGGGGTGCGCTGGAACGAGCCTCGAGGCACCTCCTGGGCGGTGGGGTGGGACGAGGTGGCCGGGGTCGCGGTGATCGGGGCGCGGTCCGGTGCGCCAGTGCTGGAGCTTGTGGCCCACAAGGGCTTCCGCGATCCGTCACTCACCGGTGACCGCTACCGACGCCCCTTGCCGGACACCGGCTTCACGACCACCGTGGACCTGGCCTTGCGCCGGTTCGCCGGTGACCGGTACGAGGGTCTGCGTTAGCCGCGGGACCGGGGAGACGAGTGCTCGCGGTGGAGCAGGACCGCCAGCACGACGAGCCACAGCATGGTGGCGTAGATGTCGAGCCGCTCCCACAGCCCCATCCCCGGCGTCGGCAGGTCAGCGGCCAGGTTGCCGGCGTCTTTGCTCGCCATGAGCCCACCCAGCACGAGCACCGCGATCGTGCCGATCGAGTAGAGCCGGAACCGTGCGCTGAACGCCGCCGCCCCGAAGCCCAGGGCGAGCAGGTAGCAGAGCGCGCCCAGCGCTGTGACGGTGATGTGCAGCGTGTCGGTCGGGGTGGGCTCGATCCCGCGCATGTGCATGGGGCCGAACACCGTGCCCACGACGCCGAGGACCTCCTTGGCGACCAGTGCCCCGGCGACCACGCGCAACGCGAGCCGCCCTTCGGCCGAGATCCACACGCCCACCCCGAAGGCCATCGCCATCGCGCTGTAGATCGACAGGAGCGGGACGGCGAGTGGGGCGGTGGGGGCGTCGATCGCGAACAGTTCGCTGAAGGTGTGGTCGGTGAAGCGGTAACCGTCGTACCGGCTCACGAGCACAACGTCGACCGCCAGGTAGTACACCGTGCCCACGACGCCGAGCCACAGCAGGGCCCGTGGTGCCGACCTGCGTCGACTCGCGGTGACCGCGGCCGTCCCGCTCACCATGACGCTCTCCGCGAGGCCGGGGCGGTCGACGGTGCGCTGGACCGGGTCGCCGAGTGCAGCGTGATGACCACGTGCGCTACGGCCGAAGCGTCGACGTCACGGGTTGTCACGGGGCTTCCTCCCTCTGGGGCACACCGTGTCGAAGGCCGCGCGGTCCCGCCGGCCCTCGATCGGCCTCCTTCCGAGTCGGGACCTGCGGCAGTGCCGAACGAACCGGGCGGTCGAAGACCTTCGTCCCCGCCCCCACCGGACGCGCACCGTCGGGTGTTCCGGCCGTCAAGATCGCGCCGGCGGCGACAACCGCTGCGACACCGTGCCCGCGGCGGGCCGAAGCGCACGGGCTGGCGGTGACTTTGTGCCCTGCCGGTGCAGGCGGTCGCGGGAGAAGTGTTGGGCTCGGGTGCACACGACGCCGTGGGGAAGCGGTGGGCCCGTCCGCGCACCCTGGCAGTCCATTGTGGACGGATTTGGGTCGCGTGACGTCGAGCGGACCAGGAGGAGAAATGACACGATTACCCCGCACGGTCGGTGCCCTGGCGTTGGCCGTGACAGTGGTCCTGGGAACGACCGCGGGGCCGGCGCTCGGCGACGAGGCCCCGAGCTCGCCGCAGACCACCTCCGAGACGCCGGTCCCGTCATCGGCGGAGCCATCGACACCAGCGGACACGGCACTCCCCACCGCGCCCCCCGAGCCGCCTCCCGCTCCGGGTGAGCCGCCGGCTGCCGTCTCCGAGCAGCCCGACTTGGCCCTCACCGTGGTGTTCGACAAGGCGTCCTACGACCCCGCCGATCTCGTCCTGCTCCGGGCGACCGTCGTGAACGCAGGCACCGCGACCGCCTCGGCCCTGCGGCTGGAGTCGTCAGGCAACCTGACACCCCACTACTGGCACTTCGAAGACGAAGTCACGGATCTCGCGCCGGGGGAGTCGGTCCAGGCGGAGGCGTCGGGCTACGTGATGGACGTGGCCGACGGCGTGGTCCGCGTGACCGTGGAGGTGCGGTCGGCCGAAGCCGACGCGCGGCCCGACGACAACGCCACCACCGTCAGCGCCCCGCTCGGGGTGGTGCGCGGTGGCTTCACCGGCGTCGCGTACGGCGATCTGAACGCGAACCAGGCACCGGACCCGGGCGAGGAGCTGGCGGGTCTGCGGGTGTACGCCTCCGGCGGCGCTCCGAGCGGCTTCTACGAGACGGTGGCCGACAACGCGGGCCGCATCGCCTTCCACGACCTCCTGGCCGGCTCCTACACCGTGTACGGCGACTCCCCCGACTGGATCTTCCCCGGACTCGCCGTGCAGGTGGACGGCACCGGGGAACCCGAGGTGCTCCTGCGGGGCGACAACAGGATCGACGGCTGGCTCACCGGCACGCTGGCGTTCGTCCGGCCGACCTACGCGGCGGGCGACACGGCCCGGCTGCTCGTCACGCTCACCAACAGCGGGCGGGGGCCGATCCCCGGTCTGGTCGCGTACTGCACCTCGACCAGCAGCGCCCCCGCCGGCTACGGCGAACTGGACCCGAACGGGTCGGGTGCGACCGTCCCGGCGACGTCCACGCGGACCTTCGAGATCGACTACCCCGTCGACGCGCCTACCGCGAACGCCGGGTTCCTGGAGGTGACCTGCTTCATCGGCAAGCCGCCGGACCACTACGGCATGGTCAGGGCCACCGGGGCCACGCGGGTTCCGGGCCTGCGCGCGGCCCGGGTCGTGGGCCGCCTCATGACCCCGGACCGGCACCAGTGCGGCTGCCGGCCCTCCTACCTCCCGGTGCCCGACGCGAAGCTCTACCTGCGCGACCAGGTCACCGGGCAGGTCGTGGCCCGGGACACGACCGACGCGGACGGGTGGTTCGAGTTCCTCGACCTCCCGGCCGACCGCTACGACGTCGGCGTGGTGGGGCCTTGGACGGGCCGGGGCGGCACCACACCGGTGCTGCTGGTCGACGCGCTCGACGACGGGAGCCGCACGCACTTCGTCGTCGTGGTCCCCGGTCCTGAGCAACCGGACCCCGACCCGGCACCGGTCCCGCCACCGACGGGCGAGGCGGGCGGCACACCCGAGCCGGCGGCGCTGGCCGCGACGGGCGCGGGTGTCGGGTGGCTCGCGGTGACGGGTCTGGTGTTCCTGGTCGGGGGAGCGGGCTTGGTGTTCGGCACACGCCGCCGGACGGCCTGACCGGTGGAGGCGGTGCGTCGGGCACTGGTGCTCGTCGCACCGCCACGACGGGGGCGGTGGTCG
This DNA window, taken from Saccharothrix variisporea, encodes the following:
- a CDS encoding DUF998 domain-containing protein, with amino-acid sequence MVSGTAAVTASRRRSAPRALLWLGVVGTVYYLAVDVVLVSRYDGYRFTDHTFSELFAIDAPTAPLAVPLLSIYSAMAMAFGVGVWISAEGRLALRVVAGALVAKEVLGVVGTVFGPMHMRGIEPTPTDTLHITVTALGALCYLLALGFGAAAFSARFRLYSIGTIAVLVLGGLMASKDAGNLAADLPTPGMGLWERLDIYATMLWLVVLAVLLHREHSSPRSRG
- a CDS encoding LiaF transmembrane domain-containing protein is translated as MWIGLVLVALGLAGVLDALDVLDAGDLLAWWPLAVVGLGVVTIIAQRHVSLGPVVVAAIGLVLLADTRDWASGGLWWPVVLVLVGGAILAGLLRHHTTDHQDAGETPVVLFGGTKVRNRSEHLTHAEVSAVFGGATLDLRGAHIDREATVDALALFGGVQVLVPEGWRVALGGLPVFGGYDDNTTQHTDPDAPLLRVNATALFGGVDVRNEPK
- a CDS encoding DUF1876 domain-containing protein, which translates into the protein MNTAKTWHVEVHLDEHDGRTRAKATLTTRDGTRLTGIGLARLNPTDTDVPEIGDELATARALADLAHALLDATADDIEALTHKPADIHL